The Theileria orientalis strain Shintoku DNA, chromosome 3, complete genome genome window below encodes:
- a CDS encoding uncharacterized protein (NLI interacting factor domain containing protein) produces MDPENLEELLEAAFDEESSEITLPSDAPLPSKLIWIVADGSYVTKDQIIAILNPIAGNASENTRDLSDYQLLSQDTRYENIQNMGDIAQKNLILKSTISGRLIRIVENLTELNNLDHILGRIKPTSCSHEVVVHGMCANCSVHIDTSLKRKHEDLNCHAETSAVPGFITSHAGVEIDSDLAYEMECSEITKYLEDRKLCLVLDLDNTLVHATSQSPPADIDVETIEISSSSVLKTIVYNETETSYCNSFFKLRPGIFKFFRSVSKRYKLFLFTMGTRQHAQSALRILDPQGVYFGNRVFCRNDSRSCMKSLDRLFPNHKNLVLVMDDSEYVWTSKLALIKVHPYYYFSDLTYLNNYDLNNLTKSSAALQSICNYSNFVWSKIVRNSTGAKYSSPEKKAPESGQPLARDDDGFAVPAAIKISHFRYNGYLICNERPSDIYVKPAVAPKGGEKTQLFKKIRVKDNDKQLDKLITLLDEIYTRFYAQYDQAVSDLINSRNSEFIQALNGPLTPVDVKFLVYNDLLPSASLILNELREAILKDVTLYSNSPEFILPNPNARDSSSSGGLREDSELNFLLCSDFGKWARKFGARIGKLTDRVTHLVVNNRNCVRLPDEKVKKVHIKWLEAVFYCHERVDEHKFNPDNWTTPFRSFWDVLSS; encoded by the exons ATGGATCCTGAAAATTTGGaa gaACTTTTGGAAGCTGCTTTTGATGAGGAATCTAGCGAGATTACTCTCCCTAGCGACGCTCCCTTGCCTTCTAAGCTCATATGGATTGTGGCTGATGGCTCTTATGTAACTAAGGACCAAATCATCGCAATTTTGAATCCTATTGCAGGAAATGCCTCTGAAAATACCAGGGACTTGTCTGATTATCAATTATTGAGCCAGGATACTAGGTATGAAAACATTCAGAACATGGGCGACATTGCTCAGAAGAACTTGATCCTAAAGAGCACAATAAGCGGCAGATTAATCAGGATAGTGGAAAACTTAACTGAGTTGAACAATTTGGATCACATTCTCGGAAGGATTAAGCCGACCAGCTGCAGTCACGAGGTGGTCGTGCACGGGATGTGTGCCAACTGTTCAGTCCACATTGACACCAGTCTTAAGAGGAAACACGAGGACCTCAACTGCCACGCGGAGACGAGCGCCGTTCCAGGGTTTATAACGTCCCACGCGGGCGTTGAAATTGACTCTGACCTAGCGTATGAGATGGAGTGCAGTGAGATTACcaagtacctggaggacCGCAAGCTGTGCTTGGTCCTCGACCTCGACAACACGCTCGTCCACGCGACGTCGCAGAGCCCGCCCGCAGACATCGACGTCGAGACGATTGAGATTTCGAGC TCCAGCGTGCTCAAGACGATCGTATACAACGAAACCGAGACCAGCTACTGCAACTCCTTCTTTAAACTCAGGCCGGGCATATTTAAGTTCTTTAGAAGCGTGTCGAAGCGCTACAAGCTGTTCCTCTTCACCATGGGAACGAGGCAGCACGCCCAGAGCGCCCTCCGCATCCTGGACCCCCAGGGCGTGTACTTTGGCAATAGAGTTTTCTGCAGGAACGACTCCCGGAGCTGCATGAAGTCGCTCGACAGACTGTTCCCGAACCACAAGAACCTCGTGCTCGTCATGGACGACTCGGAGTACGTCTGGACGAGCAAGCTGGCGCTCATCAAGGTGCACCCGTACTACTACTTCTCCGACCTGACGTACCTGAACAACTACGACCTGAACAACTTGACGAAGTCCTCCGCAGCCCTGCAGTCGATTTGCAACTACTCCAACTTCGTCTGGTCGAAGATCGTTCGCAACTCCACCGGCGCTAAGTACAGCTCCCCTGAGAAGAAGGCCCCGGAGTCAGGCCAGCCCCTCGCCAGGGACGACGACGGCTTCGCGGTGCCCGCCGCCATAAAGATATCGCACTTCCGCTACAACGGGTACCTGATTTGTAATGAGCGCCCCTCTGACATTTATGTTAAGCCTGCTGTTGCCCCGAAAGGCGGCGAAAAAACCCAGTTGTTCAAAAAGATTCGCGTAAAGGACAACGACAAGCAGTTGGATAAGCTCATCACTCTCCTGGATGAGATTTACACCAGATTCTACGCTCAGTACGACCAAGCCGTCTCTGACCTCATTAACTCCAGAAATTCTGAGTTCATTCAGGCTTTAAACGGGCCCCTAACTCCTGTGGACGTGAAGTTTTTGGTCTACAACGACCTTCTTCCCAGCGCCAGCTTAATTTTGAACGAGTTGAGGGAGGCGATTCTCAAGGACGTGACTTTGTATTCGAACTCTCCTGAGTTCATTCTCCCTAACCCGAATGCCCGCgattcctcctcttctggTGGCCTTAGGGAGGACTCCGAACTGAATTTTCTCCTCTGCTCCGACTTCGGCAAGTGGGCTCGGAAGTTCGGCGCCCGGATCGGCAAGCTCACTGACCGCGTGACTCACCTCGTTGTGAACAACAGGAACTGCGTTAGACTGCCCGACGAAAAGGTGAAGAAGGTCCACATCAAGTGGCTTGAGGCTGTGTTTTACTGTCACGAGCGCGTCGACGAGCATAAGTTTAACCCTGACAACTGGACCACTCCCTTCCGGTCCTTTTGGGACGTTTTAAGCTCCTGA
- a CDS encoding histone deacetylase complex subunit Sap18-like protein, with protein MRSSSESMSRSMSLSRTVSSDRSMSIEDEGGKARDRRSQAKSKFDSLSRDSYRTNHRDKDLSRGRKRSSSRSSSVSRSTSFSSVSYDRYKNYKNFRKNKYSTSTSRSRSYSRGRKYNKSHSYSRSYRSRSSSISSESVSSSSSRSTRPRRVRRREEIRRGPARRVGRDYRNARERPRTKVANRRDLGRKSLRDTQRQDEKHKSDEPRLNGRSRVNEKINGHARGANRESKRDRKVNRRHNTPFLLKVMAPPTDSADEVVTSEELHVYVWMDSTLRDLVNLIKDISPPTRKHTSTWCFTTNKGKWPAKVTTEADTPEIT; from the exons ATGAGGAGTTCATCTGAAAGCATGAGTCGCTCAATGAGCTTGAGTCGAACTGTGTCCTCAGATAGAAGTATGAGCATagaagatgaaggaggTAAAGCCAGAGATAGAAGGTCTCAAGCGAAAAGTAAATTCGACTCCTTGAGTAGAGACAGTTACAGAACTAATCACAGAGATAAAGACTTGTCAAGGGGTCGCAAAAGAAGCTCAAGCAGAAGTAGCAGCGTAAGCAGAAGCACGAGCTTCTCAAGCGTTTCGTACGACAGATACAAAAACTATAAAAATTTCAGGAAGAACAAGTACAGCACATCCACAAGTAGGTCCAGAAGCTACAGCAGAGGAAGAAAGTACAATAAAAGCCACTCGTACTCAAGATCGTACAGATCAAGAAGCTCAAGCATCAGTAGCGAATCAGTATCCTCATCCTCATCGAGGTCAACAAGACCGAGAAGAGTGAGAAGAAGAGAGGAGATACGCAGAGGACCTGCCAGAAGAGTAGGAAGAGATTACCGTAACGCAAGGGAAAGACCACGCACAAAAGTGGCAAATAGAAGAGATTTGGGAAGGAAATCGCTGAGAGATACACAAAGGCAAgatgaaaaacataaatcAGACGAACCCAGATTGAACGGAAGGTCGAGAGTAAATGAAAAGATAAACG GCCACGCAAGAGGAGCAAACAGAGAAAGTAAAAGGGACCGCAAAGTGAACAGAAGGCACAACACGCCCTTTCTGTTGAAAGTAATGGCACCGCCCACAGACAGCGCAGACGAAGTAGTAACTTCGGAGGAGTTGCACGTGTACGTGTGGATGGACTCAACACTGAGAGACCTCGTGAACCTGATTAAAGACATATCGCCGCCGACGAGGAAGCATACGAGCACCTGGTGTTTCACGACAAATAAAGGTAAGTGGCCGGCGAAAGTTACAACGGAAGCCGACACACCTGAAATAACATAG
- a CDS encoding Tgf beta-inducible nuclear protein 1, which yields MPQNEYIERHIKLHGRRFDHETKTRKKAARAVSKESKKAQKLRGIKSKIYKKQRYAEKVQLKKLVKHHEEKEIKEEVVEKTDGAIPAYLLERGDVNRTKILSNMIKQKRKEKAGKWAVPIPKVRAMNEDEMFRVLKTGKRKKKMWKRVVDKACFVPEDFTRKPPKYERYIRPTGLRFKKAHVTHPELKTTFYLDIISVKKNPQSNLYTGLGVITKGTIIEVNVSELGLVTQTGKVIWAKYAQVTNNPENDGCINSVLLV from the exons atgccACAAAACGAATATATTGAGCGACATATAAAGCTACACGGTCGGCGGTTCGACCATGAAACGAAAAc gaggaagaaggcaGCCAGGGCAGTATCGAAAGAAAGCAAGAAGGCCCAAAAACTGCGAGGAATCAAAtcgaaaatatataagaaGCAGAGATACGCAGAGAAAGTCCAACTCAAAAAATT GGTTAAACACCatgaggagaaggaaattAAGGAGGAAGTGGTAGAAAAGACCGATGGAGCCATTCCAGCATACCTCCTAGAGAGAGGAGACGTGAACAGAACTAAG attcTGAGTAATATGATAAAGCAAAAGAGGAAGGAAAAGGCGGGAAAATGGGCAGTTCCAATCCCTAAG GTTAGAGCAATGAACGAAGATGAAATGTTCCGAGTACTGAAAACAGGAAAGAGAAAGA AGAAAATGTGGAAGAGAGTAGTGGACAAGGCCTGCTTTGTGCCAGAAGATTTTACAAGAAAGCCTCCGAAATACGAAAG atACATTCGACCAACTGGGttaagatttaaaaaagcTCACGTCACACACCCTGAGCTTAAAACAACGTTTTATCTAGACATCATATCAGTGAAAAAGAATCCGCAATCCAACTTATACACAGGCCTGGGAGTTATCACTAAAG GAACAATTATAGAAGTAAATGTCAGTGAATTGGGACTAGTGACTCAGACGGGCAAGGTCATATGGGCCAAGTACGCACAAGTAACGAATAACCCAGAGAACGACGGATGCATCAACTCAGTGCTGCTAGTGTAA
- a CDS encoding uncharacterized protein (protein of unknown function DUF1754, eukaryotic family protein), which produces MKEIDKTYDRVVGGGLKLKGKVITKSKRNNKVLKPEELPTNSVDSSVAQESKDYVTIPIDNDYKKESSDDSEALYGRNPGQAKADILKERIDRVKNNPNLTSSEKTFKIAQIKRTYQRIENSLKESHREKIEKFNSKLSKLSEHLCKLFINSCQHTILKMSESTFLGTPLTKYDVDDFEINVKNKRARSYLESKELKNKQNREYINRNKIKTLYTVDTEEGWTPSDFKSSRTKRASYNFQTVSTFTDQDDSDIISLKVLNNLNLKKREIEIGRIIKLILNNEGFLKTVIGPQLPPKDKVTSLRDPSDLRGIGFKDVIKEEIEAELNAIEDSKESTSNRNNKQTGVKSRKRGTRLKWVSYDKDKEVFPKIEMDLGVKKEEFKKYHEFDRDVDLNEIKECYKSYYDYIVKPLENIREETVEDLLEKYTKMPEFTKSEASYTTLGGDSLQYEDSKSAKLQTEKYKNNFKGRTVLKYEYSKELLSKFKIKAQFRESEEIKTTKQTEESQGEGKQLVELPREIFANIFKTLNK; this is translated from the exons atgaaagaAATAGATAAAACATACGATAGGGTTGTTGGAGGTGGATTAAAACTTAAAGGGAAAGTAATAACAAAGTcaaaaagaaataataaagtcCTTAAACCAGAGGAATTGCCAACAAATTCTGTAGATTCCTCAGTGGCACAAGAAAGTAAAGATTATGTGACAATTCCAATAGATAATGACTATAAAAAAGAATCAAGTGACGATTCCGAAGCATTGTATGGGAGGAATCCTGGACAAGCGAAAGCGGATATACTAAAAGAAAGAATAGATAGGG TGAAAAATAATCCAAACCTAACGAGCTCAGAGAAAACGTTCAAAATAgcacaaataaaaagaacTTATCAAAGGATTGAGAACTCACTCAAGGAATCGCACagagaaaaaatagaaaagtTCAACTCGAAACTTTCAAAACTATCAGAAC ATTTATGCAAACTTTTCATAAATTCGTGCCAACACACA atattaaaaatgagtGAATCGACCTTTTTGGGAACCCCGTTAACCAAATATGATGTTGACGACTTCG aaattaatgtaaaaaataaaagagcAAGGTCGTATTTGGAGTCGAAAGAATTGAAGAATAAACAGAACAGAGAATACATAAATaggaataaaattaagacATTATACACAGTAGATACAGAAGAAG GCTGGACTCCGTCcgattttaaatcatcaAGGACAAAAAGAGCAAGTTATAACTTCCAAACCGTAAGCACATTCACAGATCAAGATGAT TCCGACATAATATCGCTGAAAGTACTGAACAATttgaacctgaagaagagagAAATAGAAATAGGAAGGATaattaaactaattttaaacaatgaAGGGTTCCTGAAGACAGTAATTGGACCACAGCTCCCACCAAAGGACAAAGTTACAAGTCTGAGGGACCCCTCAGACCTGAGAGGAATAGGATTCAAAGACGTAATTAAAGAGGAAATAGAAGCAGAATTGAACGCAATAGAAGATTCAAA AGAATCGACAAGTAATCGCAACAATAAACAGACAGGAGTCAAATCAAGGAAGAGAGGAACAAGACTTAAGTGGGTTTCATACGATAAAGATAAGGAAGTGTTCCCAAAAATAGAAATGGACCTGGGAgtaaagaaggaagaatttaaaaaatatcaCGAATTTGATAGAGACGTGGACCTTAACGAAATCAAGGAGTGCTACAAAAGCTACTACGACTACATAGTGAAGCCCCTGGAAAACATCAGGGAAGAAACAGTGGAAGACCTGCTGGAAAAATACACTAAAATGCCAGAGTTCACAAAATCGGAAGCGAGTTACACGACGCTCGGCGGCGATTCGCTACAGTATGAAGATTCCAAAAGCGCTAAGCTGCAAAcggaaaaatataaaaataattttaaaggaAGGACAGTTTTGAAGTATGAATACTCGAAGGAGCTGCTTAGcaagtttaaaatcaaGGCGCAATTCAGAGAATCAGAGGAGATTAAAACGACTAAGCAAACGGAGGAATCACAAGGGGAAGGAAAGCAATTGGTAGAACTACCAAGAGAAATATTTgcaaatatatttaaaactctaaataagtaa
- a CDS encoding elongation factor g 1, mitochondrial, giving the protein MIKININYQFYRNCRILLGRSLVWPSLNNSVSYLNKFQKCGYSSANLSHSANNQPYNIANIRNIGISAHIDSGKTTLTERILYYSGKIDQIHEVRGNDGVGAKMDSMDLEREKGITIQSAVTNISWTPISSLNEPSKNKENKSNKYSINIIDTPGHVDFTIEVERSLRVLDSAILLVCAVSGVQSQTITVFRQMERYRIPRIIFINKLDREGASVERCVDMLTKKLGVKLLQLQVPIGIGPKLEGVVDIIEKKGYYFRGSYGDNVVSESIPENLREEVGRLHFDLLEKLADNDDDFAQKYLDNDYTTDCIRSSIRKLTLSHTMYPLLMGSAKGNKAVQPLMDAICHYLPAPSDMDVYVYPVNSISDLKAVSEDDKIVVDSDKNLIGYIFKILDTYLGQLSYIRVYKGTLRKGVGMHIVEENRKANFKKIYRVHANEVLEIPEAKQGEIVAISGLKCQSGVTVTDGKVQVTMQSMYIPDPVVSIALKSVNHNDLSRLSKALSRFQKEDPTFKITIDEESKETILSGVCTAVNKFNLGMGELHLNIYLERMKREYDLNVQVGNPVVNYREAVTTRTEFSYTHKRQSGGAGQYAKIIGYFEPVEQDPNDFLTTQFVNKFVGNEITPNYITSIENGFKECSKKGLLCGRPLVNTRFILTDGASHEVDSSDLAFKLAAFGAFQNFYGNAEPVILEPIMGVEVTVPNEFQSQTLTTLTKRKGIVTNTNVLGESVVINVDVPLRCMFGYITDLRSATKGQGEFTMEFKFYQQMSKADQDEEMKNYQKSLEKK; this is encoded by the exons ATGATTAAgataaatatcaattatCAGTTCTATCGCAATTGTAGGATTCTTTTGGGTCGGAGCCTTGTTTGGCCTTCCTTGAATAACTCTGTATCATATCTCaataaatttcaaaaatgTGGTTATTCAAGTGCAAATTTGTCACACAGTGCCAATAATCAGCCTTACAATATCGCTAACATCAGAAACATAGGCATCAGCGCCCACATTGATTCCGGCAAGACCACGCTTACCGAAAGGATTTTATACTACTCGGGAAAAATTGATCAAATTCACGAAGTTAGGGGAAATGATGGTGTTGGCGCCAAAATGGACTCCATGGACCTTGAAAGGGAGAAAGGAATAACGATTCAGTCTGCAGTAACGAATATAAGCTGGACTCCCATATCATCGCTCAACGAGCccagtaaaaataaagagaaTAAATCGAATAAATACTCCATTAACATTATTGATACGCCAGGACATGTGGACTTCACGATTGAAGTGGAGCGCTCCTTGAGGGTATTGGATTCAGCTATTTTGTTGGTGTGCGCAGTGTCAGGAGTCCAGTCGCAGACAATCACGGTGTTCCGCCAAATGGAGAGATATAGGATCCCCAGgatcatttttatcaataagCTCGACAGAGAGGGCGCCAGCGTTGAGAGGTGTGTGGACATGTTGACGAAAAAGCTCGGTGTTAAGTTGCTCCAGTTGCAGGTGCCAATAGGCATAGGCCCAAAGTTGGAAGGCGTGGTCGACATAATTGAGAAGAAGGGCTACTACTTCAGAGGTTCCTACGGAGACAACGTGGTATCAGAGAGCATCCCTGAAAATTTGAGGGAGGAAGTGGGAAGGTTGCACTTCGATCTTTTGGAGAAGCTGGCAGATAACGATGATGACTTTGCCCAAAAATACCTAGATAACGACTACACCACCGACTGCATAAGATCGAGCATAAGGAAGTTGACGCTTAGTCACACCATGTATCCCCTGCTGATGGGAAGCGCAAAGGGGAACAAGGCAGTTCAACCGCTTATGGACGCTATTTGTCACTACCTCCCGGCCCCAAGTGACATGGATGTGTACGTGTATCCGGTTAATTCCATCAGTGATTTGAAGGCGGTATCTGAGGATGATAAGATAGTAGTAGACAGCGACAAGAACTTAATTGGATACATATTTAAGATACTGGATACATACCTGGGCCAGCTGTCATACATTAGAGTGTACAAGGGCACCCTGAGAAAGGGAGTGGGCATGCACATAGTTGAGGAAAACAGGAAAGCCAACTTCAAGAAGATATACAGGGTCCACGCAAACGAAGTTCTGGAAATTCCTGAGGCGAAGCAGGGCGAAATAGTGGCAATCAGCGGCTTGAAGTGCCAGTCTGGAGTGACGGTAACGGATGGAAAGGTACAAGTAACAATGCAATCGATGTATATACCGGACCCAGTTGTGTCAATAGCCCTTAAG AGCGTTAACCACAATGATTTGTCGCGACTCTCGAAAGCGCTCAGTCGGTTCCAAAAGGAAGATCCcacttttaaaataacaatagatGAAGAGTCGAAAGAAACGATATTGTCAGGTGTGTGCACAGCtgttaacaaatttaatttaggAATGGGAGAGCTGCATCTGAACATTTATCTGGAGCGCATGAAAAGAGAGTATGACCTGAATGTCCAGGTCGGCAATCCGGTTGTCAACTACAGGGAGGCGGTTACCACGAGAACTGAGTTCAGTTACACGCATAAGAGGCAGTCAGGTGGAGCCGGCCAGTACGCAAAGATCATTGGATACTTTGAGCCAGTTGAGCAGGACCCGAACGACTTTTTAACTACGCAATTCgtgaataaattt GTTGGAAACGAAATCACCCCAAACTACATAACTTCTATTGAAAATGGATTTAAGGAGTGTTCTAAGAAGGGACTGCTTTGCGGAAGGCCACTAGTAAACACCAGGTTCATACTCACGGACGGCGCATCGCACGAAGTGGATTCTTCTGATCTTGCCTTCAAACTGGCCGCCTTTGGAGCGTTTCAGAACTTTTACGGCAACGCAGAACCAGTAATTCTGGAGCCGATAATGGGAGTCGAGGTGACGGTTCCGAACGAATTCCAGTCTCAAACGCTCACGACTCTGACCAAGAGGAAGGGAATCGTCACAAACACCAACGTGCTGGGAGAAAGTGTCGTCATCAATGTTGACGTGCCTCTCAGGTGTATGTTTGGATACATAACAGATTTGAGATCTGCCACAAAG GGGCAGGGCGAGTTCACAATGGAGTTTAAATTCTACCAGCAGATGTCAAAAGCCGACCAGGATGAAGAAATGAAGAATTATCAAAAATCTTTGGAGAAAAAATAA